Proteins found in one Serratia plymuthica genomic segment:
- the glnG gene encoding nitrogen regulation protein NR(I), protein MQRGIVWIVDDDSSIRWVLERALTGAGVSCATFDSGNAVLEALATQTPDVLLSDIRMPGMDGLALLKQIKQRHPMLPVIIMTAHSDLDAAVSAYQQGAFDYLPKPFDIDEAVALVERAISHYQEQQQPARSQPASDPAADIIGEAPAMQDVFRIIGRLSRSSISVLINGESGTGKELVAHALHRHSPRAKSPFIALNMAAIPKDLIESELFGHEKGAFTGANQIRQGRFEQADGGTLFLDEIGDMPLDVQTRLLRVLADGQFYRVGGYAPVKVDVRIIAATHQNLELRVQEGKFREDLFHRLNVIRVHLPPLRERREDIPRLARYFLQVAAKELGVEAKNLHPETETALTRLPWPGNVRQLENTCRWLTVMAAGQEVLIQDLPSELFETSAPEVAGHSLPDSWATLLAQWADRALRSGHQNLLSEAQPEMERTLLTTALRHTQGHKQEAARLLGWGRNTLTRKLKELGME, encoded by the coding sequence ATGCAACGAGGGATAGTCTGGATCGTCGATGACGATAGCTCCATCCGCTGGGTGCTTGAACGCGCGCTCACTGGAGCGGGTGTGAGCTGCGCCACCTTCGACAGTGGCAATGCAGTGCTGGAAGCATTGGCCACGCAAACTCCCGACGTGTTGCTGTCTGACATCCGCATGCCGGGTATGGATGGTTTAGCGTTACTCAAGCAGATCAAACAGCGCCACCCAATGTTGCCGGTCATCATAATGACCGCGCATTCGGATCTGGACGCCGCCGTCAGCGCCTACCAACAAGGGGCGTTCGATTATCTGCCCAAACCCTTTGATATCGATGAAGCGGTGGCGCTGGTAGAACGCGCCATCAGCCATTATCAGGAACAGCAACAGCCGGCGCGCAGCCAGCCTGCCAGCGATCCGGCGGCGGACATCATCGGCGAAGCGCCGGCAATGCAGGATGTTTTCCGCATCATCGGCCGCCTGTCGCGTTCGTCGATCAGCGTGCTGATCAACGGCGAATCAGGGACAGGTAAAGAGTTGGTGGCCCATGCCTTGCATCGCCACAGCCCGCGCGCCAAATCGCCTTTTATCGCGCTGAACATGGCGGCGATCCCCAAAGACCTGATCGAATCCGAACTGTTCGGCCATGAGAAAGGTGCCTTTACCGGCGCCAATCAGATCCGCCAGGGCCGTTTTGAGCAGGCCGACGGCGGCACGCTGTTCCTGGACGAAATCGGCGATATGCCGCTGGACGTTCAAACCCGCTTGCTGCGCGTACTGGCAGACGGTCAATTCTACCGGGTCGGCGGTTATGCGCCGGTGAAGGTGGACGTGCGTATCATCGCCGCCACGCACCAGAATCTGGAGTTGCGGGTCCAGGAAGGCAAATTCCGCGAGGACTTGTTCCACCGCCTGAATGTGATCCGCGTGCACCTGCCCCCTCTGCGCGAGCGCCGTGAGGATATCCCGCGTCTGGCGCGCTACTTCCTGCAGGTAGCGGCAAAAGAGCTGGGCGTTGAAGCAAAGAATCTGCATCCGGAAACCGAAACCGCACTGACCCGCCTGCCATGGCCAGGGAACGTGCGTCAGTTGGAAAATACCTGTCGCTGGCTGACCGTGATGGCCGCCGGACAGGAAGTGCTGATCCAGGATCTGCCGAGCGAGCTGTTTGAAACCTCCGCGCCGGAAGTCGCCGGCCACAGCCTGCCGGACAGCTGGGCTACGCTGCTGGCGCAGTGGGCCGATCGCGCCCTGCGTTCCGGTCATCAAAACCTCTTGTCGGAAGCACAACCGGAGATGGAGCGTACACTGCTCACCACTGCGCTACGTCATACCCAAGGGCATAAGCAAGAAGCCGCCCGGCTACTAGGCTGGGGCCGCAATACCTTAACGCGGAAATTGAAAGAGCTGGGAATGGAATAG
- the fabY gene encoding fatty acid biosynthesis protein FabY encodes MYHLRVPVTEQELKDYYQFRWEMLRKPLHQPVGSEKDAYDAMAHHQMVVDEGGKIVAIGRLYINADNEAAIRFMAVDPTVQDKGLGTLVAMTLESVARQEGVKRVVCSAREDAVEFFAKLGFVNQGEITAPQTTPIRHFLMIKPVATLDDILHRPDWCGQLQQAWYDHIPLSEKMGVRISQYTGQRFVTTMPEIGNQNPHHTLFAGSLFSLATLTAWGLIWLLLRERHLGGTIILADAHIRYSKPITGRPRAVADLSSLSGDLARLARGRRARVQAEVHLFGDDDKGAVFEGTYMVLPAESDVPLDQGGSEAIES; translated from the coding sequence ATGTATCACCTACGAGTACCCGTAACAGAACAAGAGCTGAAGGATTATTACCAGTTTCGTTGGGAAATGCTGCGCAAGCCATTGCACCAACCGGTGGGTTCGGAAAAGGATGCCTACGACGCCATGGCGCACCATCAGATGGTGGTGGATGAGGGCGGTAAAATTGTCGCTATCGGGCGGCTGTATATCAATGCCGACAACGAGGCGGCGATCCGCTTTATGGCGGTAGACCCGACGGTGCAGGACAAAGGCCTCGGCACGCTGGTGGCGATGACGCTGGAATCCGTGGCACGTCAGGAAGGGGTAAAGCGGGTGGTGTGTAGCGCCCGTGAGGATGCGGTGGAGTTCTTTGCCAAGCTTGGCTTCGTCAATCAGGGCGAGATCACCGCGCCGCAAACCACCCCGATCCGCCACTTCCTGATGATTAAACCGGTGGCCACGTTGGACGATATTCTGCATCGCCCCGATTGGTGCGGCCAGCTGCAGCAGGCCTGGTACGATCATATCCCGCTTAGCGAGAAAATGGGGGTGCGCATCAGCCAGTATACCGGCCAGCGTTTCGTCACCACCATGCCGGAGATTGGCAACCAGAACCCGCACCATACGCTGTTTGCCGGCAGCCTGTTCTCTCTGGCCACGCTGACTGCCTGGGGGCTTATCTGGCTGCTGCTGCGTGAGCGCCATCTGGGCGGCACCATTATTCTGGCGGATGCGCATATCCGCTACAGCAAACCTATTACCGGCAGACCGCGGGCGGTGGCCGATCTCAGCTCGCTGAGCGGCGATCTGGCCCGTCTGGCGCGGGGCCGCCGCGCACGCGTGCAGGCGGAGGTGCATCTGTTCGGCGACGACGATAAAGGCGCGGTATTTGAAGGCACTTATATGGTGCTGCCGGCCGAGTCGGACGTGCCCCTCGACCAGGGCGGCTCTGAGGCGATAGAAAGCTGA
- the yihX gene encoding glucose-1-phosphatase has translation MLYIFDLGNVIVDIDFKRVLGVWSNLSGTPLAVLSERFAMGELFQQHERGEISDEDFAERLSDEMGVALSFEQFATGWQAVFVALRPEVIDIMKRLRSEGHRVVVLSNTNRLHCNYWPQHYPEVAEAADHLYLSQDIGMRKPDANIYLHVLNAENTSPEDAVFFDDHPDNVAAAQVLGIKTVHVTDRDVVPAYFAQ, from the coding sequence ATGCTGTATATCTTTGATTTAGGTAATGTGATTGTCGATATCGATTTCAAACGTGTACTGGGTGTATGGAGCAATTTGAGTGGCACGCCGCTGGCGGTATTGTCCGAGCGTTTCGCCATGGGCGAGTTGTTCCAGCAGCATGAGCGCGGTGAAATCAGCGACGAAGATTTTGCCGAACGGCTGAGTGATGAAATGGGCGTCGCCCTCAGTTTTGAACAGTTCGCCACTGGCTGGCAGGCGGTGTTTGTCGCCCTGCGCCCAGAGGTGATCGACATCATGAAACGTCTGCGCAGCGAAGGTCATCGGGTGGTAGTGTTGTCGAATACCAATCGTCTGCACTGCAACTACTGGCCACAGCACTATCCCGAAGTGGCCGAGGCCGCCGATCATCTGTATCTGTCTCAGGATATCGGCATGCGCAAGCCGGACGCCAACATCTATTTGCACGTTTTAAACGCCGAAAATACGTCGCCGGAAGACGCCGTGTTCTTTGACGATCATCCCGACAACGTCGCCGCTGCACAGGTGCTGGGCATCAAAACGGTACACGTGACCGATCGTGACGTGGTGCCGGCTTATTTTGCCCAATGA
- the glnA gene encoding glutamate--ammonia ligase, with the protein MSAEHVLTMLNEHEVKFVDLRFTDTKGKEQHVTIPAHQVNADFFEEGKMFDGSSIGGWKGINESDMVLMPDASTAVLDPFFEESTLIIRCDILEPGTMQGYDRDPRSISKRAEDFLRASGIADTVLFGPEPEFFLFDDIRFGSSIRGSHVAIDDVEGAWNSGTKYDGGNKGHRPAVKGGYFPVPPVDSSQDIRSTMCLTMEEMGLVVEAHHHEVATAGQNEVATRFNTMTKKADEIQIYKYVVHNVAHAFGKTATFMPKPMFGDNGSGMHCHMSLSKNGTNLFAGDKYGGLSETALFYIGGIIKHAKAINALANPTTNSYKRLVPGYEAPVMLAYSARNRSASIRIPVVASPKARRIEARFPDPAANPYLCFAALLMAGLDGVINKIHPGDAMDKNLYDLPPEEEAEIPKVAGSLDEALAALSEDREFLTRGGVFTDDAIDAYIDLRKEEMDRVRMTPHPVEFELYYSV; encoded by the coding sequence ATGTCCGCTGAACACGTTTTGACGATGCTGAATGAGCATGAAGTGAAATTCGTAGACCTGCGTTTCACTGACACCAAGGGTAAAGAACAACACGTCACCATCCCTGCTCATCAGGTGAATGCCGACTTCTTCGAAGAAGGTAAAATGTTTGACGGCTCCTCGATCGGCGGTTGGAAAGGCATCAACGAATCTGACATGGTGCTGATGCCAGACGCCAGCACTGCGGTGCTGGATCCGTTCTTCGAAGAATCCACCCTGATTATTCGCTGCGATATTCTCGAGCCAGGCACCATGCAGGGCTACGACCGTGACCCGCGCTCCATTTCCAAACGTGCGGAAGACTTCCTGCGCGCTTCAGGCATCGCGGACACCGTGCTGTTCGGGCCAGAGCCTGAGTTCTTCCTGTTCGACGATATCCGTTTCGGCAGCAGCATCCGTGGTTCTCACGTAGCTATCGACGATGTCGAAGGCGCATGGAACTCCGGCACCAAATACGATGGCGGCAACAAAGGCCACCGTCCGGCAGTAAAAGGCGGTTACTTCCCGGTTCCTCCGGTCGACTCTTCACAGGACATCCGTTCTACCATGTGTCTGACCATGGAAGAAATGGGTCTGGTGGTCGAAGCGCACCACCACGAAGTGGCAACCGCGGGTCAGAACGAAGTGGCAACCCGCTTCAACACCATGACCAAGAAAGCCGACGAAATCCAAATCTACAAATACGTGGTTCACAACGTGGCTCACGCATTTGGCAAAACCGCGACCTTCATGCCGAAACCTATGTTCGGTGATAACGGCTCAGGTATGCACTGCCACATGTCGCTGTCCAAGAACGGCACTAACCTGTTCGCAGGCGACAAATACGGCGGCCTGTCTGAAACTGCCCTGTTCTACATCGGCGGTATCATCAAGCACGCTAAAGCTATCAATGCCCTGGCCAACCCGACCACCAACTCTTACAAGCGTCTGGTCCCAGGCTACGAAGCGCCGGTCATGCTGGCTTACTCAGCCCGTAACCGTTCCGCTTCCATCCGTATCCCGGTAGTTGCCAGCCCGAAAGCGCGCCGTATCGAAGCCCGTTTCCCGGATCCAGCGGCTAACCCATACCTGTGCTTCGCGGCTCTGCTGATGGCAGGCCTGGATGGCGTGATCAACAAAATCCACCCTGGCGATGCGATGGACAAAAACCTGTATGACCTGCCGCCGGAAGAAGAAGCTGAAATTCCAAAAGTTGCAGGTTCCCTGGACGAAGCGCTGGCTGCACTGAGCGAAGACCGCGAGTTCCTGACCCGTGGTGGCGTATTCACCGACGACGCAATCGACGCTTACATCGACCTGCGTAAAGAAGAAATGGACCGCGTTCGCATGACGCCGCATCCGGTTGAGTTCGAACTGTACTACAGCGTTTAA
- the dtd gene encoding D-aminoacyl-tRNA deacylase, with product MIALIQRVLSASVTVKGETVGKIGPGLLVLLGVEQDDNEQKAVRLCERVLGYRIFGDENDKMNLNVQQAGGSLLVVSQFTLVADTQKGMRPSFSRGATPQEADRLYQYFVGQCRERGVETQTGEFAADMQVALVNDGPVTFWLQV from the coding sequence ATGATTGCGTTAATACAACGGGTGTTAAGCGCCAGCGTCACGGTCAAGGGAGAGACGGTAGGCAAGATTGGCCCCGGTTTGTTAGTGTTATTGGGCGTGGAGCAGGACGATAACGAGCAAAAAGCCGTGCGCCTGTGCGAACGCGTGCTGGGGTATCGCATCTTTGGCGACGAGAACGACAAGATGAATCTCAACGTTCAGCAGGCGGGAGGCAGCCTGTTGGTGGTTTCGCAGTTCACGCTGGTGGCCGATACCCAAAAAGGCATGCGCCCGAGTTTCTCACGCGGCGCCACGCCGCAGGAGGCCGATCGGTTGTATCAATATTTTGTTGGCCAGTGCCGCGAACGCGGCGTAGAAACCCAGACCGGTGAGTTCGCCGCCGACATGCAAGTGGCGCTGGTGAACGACGGGCCGGTGACGTTTTGGCTTCAAGTCTAA
- the yihI gene encoding Der GTPase-activating protein YihI — protein MNQPSKAPRAPRSSAATSKSKKKSRVELDQEARERKRLKKRRGLASGSRTQVESANQKNKSEAQVKDPRIGSKVPVALVAEAKPKAKPQPKPKAAAKPRLSPEEELAKLENDERLDALLDRIDDGATLNAEDQAYVDQTLDRIDALMEQLGIELGDDEDDEKEEKQEDILKLLKSGNPKDVF, from the coding sequence ATGAACCAGCCATCAAAAGCACCTCGCGCCCCACGCAGCAGCGCGGCGACGTCGAAATCGAAAAAGAAAAGCCGTGTGGAGCTCGATCAGGAAGCCCGTGAACGCAAGCGCCTGAAAAAACGCCGTGGTCTCGCTTCCGGTTCTCGCACCCAGGTTGAGTCTGCAAATCAGAAAAACAAGTCCGAGGCGCAGGTCAAAGATCCGCGTATTGGCAGCAAAGTGCCGGTAGCGCTGGTGGCGGAAGCTAAACCAAAAGCCAAACCTCAGCCTAAGCCGAAGGCCGCAGCCAAACCGCGCCTGTCGCCGGAAGAAGAGCTGGCGAAGCTGGAAAATGATGAGCGTTTGGATGCATTGCTGGATCGTATCGACGACGGCGCGACACTGAACGCCGAAGATCAGGCTTACGTTGACCAGACGCTGGATCGCATCGATGCGCTGATGGAGCAATTGGGCATTGAGCTGGGCGACGACGAAGACGATGAAAAAGAAGAAAAGCAGGAAGACATCCTGAAACTGCTGAAAAGCGGTAACCCGAAAGACGTATTTTAA
- the typA gene encoding ribosome-dependent GTPase TypA, giving the protein MIENLRNIAIIAHVDHGKTTLVDKLLQQSGTFGERVEATERVMDSNDLEKERGITILAKNTAINWKDYRINIVDTPGHADFGGEVERVMSMVDSVLLVVDAMDGPMPQTRFVTKKAFANGLKPIVVINKVDRPGARPDWVVDQVFDLFVNLDATDEQLDFPIIYASALMGIAGTDHNEMAEDMTPLYQAIVDHVSAPQVELEAPFQMQISQLDYNNYVGVIGIGRIKRGKVKPNQQITIIDSEGKTRNGKVAKVLTHMGLERIEAAVAEAGDIIAITGLGELNISDTICDTNAVEALPALSVDEPTVTMYFNVNTSPFCGKEGKYVTSRQILDRLNKELVHNVALRVEETEDADAFRVSGRGELHLSVLIENMRREGFELAVSRPKVINRKIDGRMQEPFENVTLDIEEQHQGSVMQAMGERKGDVKDMIPDGKGRIRLDYLIPARGLIGFRTEFMTMTSGTGLLYSTFSHYDDVRQGEIGQRQNGVLISNGQGKAVAFALFGLQDRGKLFLGHGAEVYEGQIIGIHSRSNDLTVNCLTGKKLTNMRASGTDEATTLVPAIKMTLEQALEFIDDDELVEVTPTSVRIRKRHLTENDRKRASRGPKDA; this is encoded by the coding sequence GTGATCGAAAATTTGCGTAACATCGCCATTATTGCCCACGTTGACCATGGTAAAACCACCCTGGTTGATAAGCTGCTGCAACAATCCGGTACTTTCGGAGAGCGTGTAGAAGCCACCGAACGCGTAATGGACTCCAACGATTTGGAGAAAGAGCGTGGGATTACCATCCTCGCAAAAAACACCGCCATTAATTGGAAAGACTACCGCATCAACATCGTGGATACCCCAGGACACGCCGACTTCGGCGGCGAGGTTGAGCGTGTGATGTCAATGGTTGACTCGGTGCTGCTGGTTGTGGATGCAATGGATGGCCCAATGCCGCAAACCCGTTTCGTGACCAAAAAAGCCTTCGCTAATGGTCTGAAGCCGATCGTGGTAATCAACAAGGTTGACCGTCCGGGCGCACGTCCTGACTGGGTTGTTGATCAGGTCTTCGACCTGTTCGTTAACCTCGACGCGACCGATGAGCAACTCGACTTCCCAATCATCTATGCTTCTGCATTGATGGGTATCGCGGGCACCGACCACAACGAGATGGCGGAAGACATGACCCCGCTGTATCAGGCGATCGTAGACCACGTGTCTGCGCCGCAGGTTGAGCTTGAAGCGCCGTTCCAGATGCAGATCTCTCAGCTGGACTACAACAACTACGTTGGCGTTATCGGTATCGGCCGTATCAAGCGCGGTAAGGTCAAACCTAACCAGCAGATCACTATCATTGATAGCGAAGGCAAAACCCGTAACGGTAAAGTGGCTAAAGTTCTGACCCACATGGGCCTGGAACGTATCGAAGCTGCCGTGGCTGAAGCTGGCGACATCATCGCTATCACCGGTCTGGGCGAGTTGAACATCTCCGACACCATCTGCGACACCAACGCCGTTGAAGCGCTGCCTGCACTGTCTGTTGATGAGCCGACCGTAACCATGTACTTCAACGTCAACACCTCTCCGTTCTGTGGTAAAGAAGGCAAGTACGTGACTTCACGTCAGATCCTCGACCGTCTGAACAAAGAGCTGGTGCACAACGTGGCACTGCGCGTTGAAGAAACCGAAGATGCTGACGCGTTCCGCGTATCGGGCCGTGGTGAACTTCACCTGTCGGTTCTGATCGAAAACATGCGTCGTGAAGGCTTCGAGCTGGCGGTTTCCCGTCCTAAAGTTATCAACCGTAAAATCGATGGCCGCATGCAAGAGCCGTTCGAGAACGTGACGCTGGATATCGAAGAACAGCACCAGGGTTCAGTCATGCAAGCCATGGGTGAGCGCAAAGGTGACGTTAAGGACATGATCCCTGACGGCAAAGGCCGTATTCGCCTGGATTACCTGATCCCTGCGCGTGGCCTGATCGGCTTCCGTACCGAGTTCATGACCATGACTTCCGGTACCGGTCTGCTGTACTCCACTTTCAGCCACTACGATGATGTGCGCCAGGGCGAAATCGGCCAGCGTCAGAACGGCGTGCTGATCTCCAACGGCCAGGGTAAAGCGGTAGCGTTCGCCCTGTTCGGTCTGCAAGATCGCGGCAAGCTGTTCCTGGGCCACGGTGCGGAAGTGTATGAAGGCCAGATCATCGGTATTCACTCACGTTCCAACGACCTGACCGTAAACTGCCTGACCGGTAAGAAGCTGACCAACATGCGTGCTTCCGGTACTGACGAAGCCACGACTCTGGTTCCGGCTATCAAGATGACTCTGGAGCAAGCTCTGGAATTCATCGATGATGACGAACTGGTAGAAGTAACGCCAACGTCCGTACGTATTCGTAAACGTCACCTGACGGAAAACGATCGTAAGCGTGCCAGCCGCGGTCCTAAAGACGCTTAA
- a CDS encoding YshB family small membrane protein: protein MLDSFIVFISQGAELGSSASHTPQAAVAAVLCAALINFFS, encoded by the coding sequence ATGTTGGATTCATTCATCGTATTTATTTCCCAAGGCGCAGAGCTTGGCTCTTCCGCCAGCCACACGCCGCAGGCAGCCGTTGCCGCGGTGCTGTGCGCAGCACTGATTAATTTCTTCAGCTGA
- the hemN gene encoding oxygen-independent coproporphyrinogen III oxidase: MSEQAIVWDLALIQKYNYSGPRYTSYPTALEFNQGYDEAAFQRAAARYPERPLSLYVHIPFCHKLCYFCGCNKLVTRQTHKADEYLAALAREIAQRAPLFSGRKVGQMHWGGGTPTYLSKSQISRLTAMLRQHFDFLPDAEMSIEVDPREIELDVLDHLRSEGFNRLSMGVQDFNKEVQRLVNREQDEEFIFALIARAKALGFNSTNIDLIYGLPKQTPESFAFTLERVAELSPDRLSVFNYAHLPSLFAAQRKIKDADLPSARQKLDILQQTIASLTEAGYQFIGMDHFARPEDELAVAQREGKLHRNFQGYTTQGDSDLLGLGVSAISMLGDSYAQNQKELKAYYGSVEAQGNALWRGLTMTEDDCLRREVIKTLICNFQLGYRAIEQQFAIDFAAYFAEDLQLLTPFERDGLVERDEQGIRVTPRGRLLIRNICMCFDLYLRQQARTQQFSRVI; this comes from the coding sequence ATGTCAGAGCAGGCAATTGTCTGGGATCTGGCCCTGATCCAGAAATATAACTATTCAGGGCCGCGTTATACCTCATACCCCACGGCGCTGGAGTTTAACCAGGGTTACGACGAAGCGGCGTTTCAACGCGCCGCAGCTCGTTATCCTGAGCGTCCGTTGTCACTGTATGTGCATATTCCGTTCTGCCATAAACTCTGTTATTTCTGCGGCTGCAACAAGCTGGTAACGCGTCAGACGCATAAGGCTGATGAGTATCTGGCGGCGCTGGCGCGTGAAATCGCCCAGCGCGCCCCGTTATTTTCCGGGCGTAAGGTCGGCCAGATGCACTGGGGCGGCGGTACTCCTACCTACCTCAGTAAGTCGCAAATCAGCAGATTGACGGCGATGCTGCGGCAACACTTTGATTTCTTGCCCGATGCGGAAATGTCGATCGAGGTCGATCCGCGTGAGATTGAACTGGACGTACTCGATCATTTACGCAGCGAAGGTTTCAACCGCCTGAGCATGGGGGTGCAGGACTTCAATAAAGAGGTTCAGCGGCTGGTTAATCGCGAGCAGGATGAAGAATTTATCTTTGCCCTGATCGCCCGCGCGAAGGCGCTGGGATTTAACTCCACCAATATCGATCTTATTTACGGGCTGCCAAAACAGACGCCGGAGAGTTTTGCTTTCACCCTGGAGCGGGTGGCGGAGCTAAGCCCGGACCGTCTCAGCGTGTTCAACTATGCGCATTTGCCGAGTCTGTTCGCGGCACAGCGCAAGATCAAGGACGCCGACTTGCCAAGCGCACGGCAGAAACTGGATATCCTGCAGCAGACCATCGCTTCTCTGACTGAGGCCGGTTACCAGTTTATCGGCATGGATCACTTTGCTCGCCCGGAAGATGAGCTGGCGGTGGCCCAGCGCGAAGGTAAACTGCACCGCAATTTTCAGGGCTACACCACCCAGGGCGACAGCGATCTGTTGGGGTTGGGCGTTTCCGCCATCAGCATGTTAGGCGACAGCTATGCGCAGAACCAGAAAGAGCTGAAGGCTTATTACGGCAGCGTCGAGGCGCAGGGCAATGCGCTGTGGCGCGGCTTGACCATGACGGAAGACGATTGCTTGCGGCGTGAAGTGATTAAAACGCTGATCTGCAATTTCCAGTTGGGTTATCGCGCGATAGAACAGCAGTTCGCCATCGACTTCGCCGCTTACTTTGCCGAAGACCTGCAGTTGCTTACGCCGTTTGAACGCGATGGGCTGGTGGAGCGTGATGAACAAGGCATTCGCGTAACCCCGCGCGGTCGTTTGCTGATCCGCAATATTTGCATGTGCTTTGATCTCTATCTGCGTCAGCAGGCGCGTACTCAGCAGTTCTCGCGGGTGATTTGA
- a CDS encoding virulence factor BrkB family protein — MSFFRRKKLPSAIKPSVTFGRLLLKRVDSDGLTMLAGHLAYVSLLSLVPLITVVFALFAAFPMFSDISVQLKSFIFSNFMPAAGNVIQSYLEQFVANSNKMTAVGTCGLIVTALLLISSVDSVLNTIWRSENKRPIVFSFAVYWMVLTLGPLLVGASMAISSYLLSLNWLAQAGVNSLVDQVLRIFPLILSWISFWLLYCIVPTVRVPPKDALVGALVAGILFELGKKGFALYITMFPSYQLIYGVLAVIPILFLWVYWSWCIVLLGAEITVTLGEFRDYRRQKAEQQDQTQEGQL, encoded by the coding sequence ATGTCGTTTTTCCGCCGTAAAAAGCTGCCTTCCGCGATCAAGCCCAGCGTCACCTTCGGGCGATTGCTGCTCAAGCGCGTCGACAGCGACGGCCTGACCATGTTGGCGGGCCATCTGGCCTATGTTTCCCTGCTGTCGCTGGTGCCGTTGATTACCGTGGTGTTCGCGTTGTTTGCCGCGTTCCCGATGTTTTCCGACATCAGCGTTCAGTTGAAAAGTTTTATCTTCTCCAATTTCATGCCGGCCGCCGGCAACGTGATCCAAAGTTATTTGGAACAGTTTGTCGCCAACTCCAACAAGATGACCGCCGTCGGGACCTGTGGGCTGATTGTCACCGCGTTGCTGCTGATCTCCTCGGTCGATAGCGTGCTCAACACCATCTGGCGCAGCGAGAACAAGCGGCCAATCGTATTCTCGTTTGCGGTGTATTGGATGGTGCTGACCCTGGGGCCGCTGTTGGTGGGCGCCAGCATGGCTATCAGCTCCTACCTGTTGTCGCTCAACTGGCTGGCGCAGGCAGGCGTGAACAGCCTGGTGGATCAGGTACTGCGAATTTTCCCGCTGATCCTGTCGTGGATATCGTTCTGGCTGCTGTATTGCATCGTGCCGACGGTACGCGTACCGCCTAAGGATGCGCTGGTCGGCGCGCTGGTGGCCGGAATATTGTTTGAACTGGGCAAGAAGGGCTTTGCGCTGTATATCACCATGTTCCCGTCTTATCAGCTGATTTACGGCGTGCTGGCGGTGATCCCGATTTTATTCCTGTGGGTCTACTGGAGCTGGTGTATCGTGTTACTCGGCGCGGAAATCACCGTTACTCTCGGGGAGTTCCGTGACTACCGTCGGCAAAAGGCGGAGCAACAGGATCAGACACAAGAAGGGCAGTTATGA
- the glnL gene encoding nitrogen regulation protein NR(II) — protein MATGKLPDAGQILNSLINSILLLDDDLAVHYANPAAQQLLAQSSRKLFGTPLPDLLGYFSLNVDLMRESLRAGQGFTDSEVTLVVDGRAHILSLTAQALPEGFILVELAPMDNQRRLSQEQLQHAQQVAARDLVRGLAHEIKNPLGGLRGAAQLLAKALPDPALTEYTKVIIEQADRLRNLVDRLLGPQRPGQHITQSIHQVAERVCQLVSLEKPDNVTLVRDYDPSLPEMAHDPDQIEQVLLNITRNALQALGAEGGTITLRTRTAFQITLHGTRYRLAARIDIEDDGPGVPAQLQDTLFYPMVSGREGGTGLGLSIARNLIDQHCGKIEFNSWPGHTEFSVYLPIRQ, from the coding sequence ATGGCAACTGGCAAGCTGCCCGATGCTGGGCAGATCCTCAATTCTCTCATCAACAGCATCCTGCTGTTGGATGATGATCTGGCGGTTCATTATGCCAACCCGGCGGCACAACAACTGCTGGCGCAAAGTTCCCGTAAACTTTTCGGTACACCCCTACCCGACCTGCTAGGCTATTTCTCACTGAACGTCGATCTGATGCGTGAGAGCCTGCGTGCCGGCCAGGGCTTTACCGATAGCGAAGTAACCCTGGTGGTTGACGGCCGTGCGCATATCCTCTCCCTGACCGCTCAGGCGCTGCCTGAAGGCTTTATTCTGGTTGAGCTGGCGCCAATGGATAATCAACGCCGTCTGAGCCAGGAACAATTGCAACACGCCCAGCAAGTGGCGGCCCGCGATCTGGTACGAGGCCTGGCGCACGAAATCAAAAATCCGCTTGGCGGCCTGCGCGGCGCAGCACAATTGCTGGCCAAGGCACTCCCCGACCCGGCGCTGACCGAATACACCAAAGTCATCATTGAACAGGCCGACCGCCTGCGCAACCTGGTCGATCGTTTGCTGGGGCCGCAACGGCCAGGCCAGCACATTACCCAGAGTATTCATCAGGTGGCGGAACGAGTATGCCAACTGGTGTCGCTGGAGAAACCGGACAACGTGACGCTGGTGCGCGACTACGACCCCAGCCTGCCGGAAATGGCGCACGATCCGGACCAGATCGAACAGGTATTACTGAACATTACCCGCAATGCCTTGCAGGCGCTGGGCGCTGAAGGTGGCACTATCACGCTGCGCACCCGCACCGCGTTCCAGATAACCCTGCACGGCACTCGCTACCGATTGGCGGCACGTATCGATATAGAAGATGACGGCCCCGGCGTACCGGCGCAGTTACAGGACACCCTGTTCTACCCGATGGTCAGCGGCCGCGAAGGCGGTACCGGCCTGGGTTTATCCATCGCCCGTAATCTTATCGATCAGCATTGCGGAAAAATTGAATTTAACAGTTGGCCAGGACATACCGAATTCTCGGTTTACCTGCCTATTCGCCAGTGA